The Tripterygium wilfordii isolate XIE 37 chromosome 23, ASM1340144v1, whole genome shotgun sequence genomic sequence ATATATTTTTGCTGCCTTTATACCAGCCATCATGATAGCAGGTCTATACTTTTTCGACCATGGTGTAGCTTCACAGATGGCACAACAGAAGGAATTCAATCTAAAAAATCCATCTGCTTACCACTATGATATGTTTTTGCTCGGACTAATGGTATATACCTGAAAATTTGGGAGTTTTTCCCCCAATTTTTGTATCTTGTGTATACTAATATTTTTCTTGTATTCTTGGTTTTAGACATTGATCTGTGGATTACTTGGGCTGCCCCCTTCAAATGGGGTCCTCCCGCAGTCCCCCATGCACACAAAGAGTCTGGCGGTTCTCAAGCGGCAGGTGTGTTATGATACAAGAATAAAGTTCTTTTTTCATTAATATGGACTTCACTTCTTCAGATTCTTACCCAGTGGGAGCAATTTTCAGTTGATCCGAAAGAAGATGGTGCAGAGCGCCAAGGAATGCATTAAACAACACAGAAGCAACTCAGAAATCTATGGACGAATGCAGGCTGTTTTTGTAGAAATGGACACATCTCCAAGTGTAAGTGCTATAGGCTTCTGACTTCTGAGTAGTGTTTGCATTTTAGTGTGAACGTGAAACAATTAAAGAATTTTGTTGCAGACTACTGCTGTAGCTGAAGAATTACAGGATTTAAAGCAGGCTGTAATGAAAAGTAATGATGAAGGGAGTGCGAAGGGAAAATTCGATCCTGAAAAACACATCGATGCATACTTGCCTGTTCGGGTAAATGAGCAAAGAATGAGCAACCTTTTGCAGTCACTTTTTGTGGGTTTATCAACATGTGCGATGCCTATACTCAAAATGATTCCTACCTCGGTTCTTTGGGGATACTTTGCCTACATGGCAATTGATAGTCTCCCAGGGAATCAGTTTTGGGATAGGATGCTGTTGCTCTTCATCACGCCAGGCCGACGTTATAAGTAAGTCCTTCATCTTAATAAAGCATAAATTTCATGATAACTGATAGGAAATGGTGGAACTTATTAAATTAACAGTACAAGACATGTACTAGCTCCTTTATATTGGTTGAATCATCTTGCTTTGAAAGATGATTTTTCATTATAGCCTGGTAGATCTTAGGTGCTCAGTTATCTTTTACCTAGCCGTGAGAGAAACATCTTAGCTCTGAAAATTTGATCATCAATAACGGTTAAAACACACATGCCCGCATTTGAAgaggattttgttttctttccccATTGTATTGATAATAGAAACATGGAAAGTCAGTTAACCTCATGTTCCAGACAAATAGTTCCTGAAGAGCAAATAAATTGGGGCTAATTTTCACTCAACAATTAAACACTATTAATACGTGATAAATCTAGTTGATTATGCAACATATAAGATTAAATTTCATTGGCTTAATTTAATCTGTTTTTATGGTATTGTGTTGGGCAGAGTCCTTGAAGGTGATCATGCTTCATTTGTGGAGTCAGTGCCATTCAAGGCCACGGCTGTGTTCACGCTCTTccaatttttctattttctggtTTGTTTTGGGGTGACTTGGATACCAATTGCTGGAATATTGTTTCCTCTGCCATTTTTCTTGCTTATCACCATAAGGCAACACATCCTCCCAAAGTTTTTCCATGCTAACGACCTTCGGGAACTGGATGCGGCTGAGTATGAAGAAATTGCCGGTGCTCCAAAAAGAAACCGAAGTCTCTCTATCAAGGTAAAAAATTCGGTTTTGTCCCATTCATGGTCAAtgcacacttctaagaacattgtgCCCTAGTATGTATAAAAAAGAATCAGCATCAATATCATCTCGACAGAATTCATCCCCACGTTGAATTTCTGCTTGTTTGGTTGTCTGCGAGGTTTCTCGAGAGAAGATTTCATTTTTTAGAATTAGGTTTacatttgatgttgttttggttcatTACATCGGTAATTGTTCTCATCCATGGTGTGTGCTACCTTGTGAACAGGACAAAGATACACCTGATGCACGGATTGAGGCAAGTGAAGATGAATTCTACGACGCTGAGATACTGGACGAGATGACCACCCACAGAGGCGAGCTGAAACTTAGGACTTTAAGCTTCAATGAAGATAGGATGTATCAGGTAGGGCTTAATTAGTACCTCTTGAAAATGGTGCTGCAGCACTATGGTAATTATTATCACTATTTTCACCGCTATGATTATCAATATCCCCATCATTGTGGTTAGGGAATCAATGTACGCTTATACTAGAATGTGGAATCATTTGCAGGTTCATCCACAAGACGAGGTCCGAACATCAGGAGGGTCATGATGACAAAGCATTAGGATTTAGTGAGTGCTCCTTCTATATTTAGGAAAATTATTATAGTCCTCTCCCCGACCAAAAGACCATAGGAAACAGGATACTCTGGGTAGAAGTCTTAAAGATGTTGCCTTTACTTATATATCTGCGAGCCAAGATAGGAAAAACAGAAACATGTGTTCCTTAAGGGGAACAAAAAGGAATAAGGAAGCTGCtgctcttgttttctttttcctacATTAGGTAAAATCAGTTAGATTAACAGCCattcatcatctgttttgagtGTTTTGCTTCCAAAATAAGAGAGAGGAGTGAGGTGGTGGAAATGGAGATGAGAAAAATAGGGGATGTGAAAGAGAGTGGGATGTGAGTTTGACAAAGGGTGTGTCGTATATTTTCTTACAGAATGATCAAGTATATTTGTACAAAATTTTGATTACCTATAAGAAGTTGAGAATTCGTAGATTTCTATCCATGATTGTTGAATCTGTGATATGTATAGGCTCTTTCTTTGCATTTTCAATGTCCTCTTAGCATTTCAATTGGCATTTTTAGTCATAGAGTTTCATGTCAGACTGGCTCCAAAAGGTTAATAACTGGAAGCCATGTGAAACAACTGGAGTCTAGAGCAGTGCATTATGCAAATATGGAGATTTGAAGTAAAACCCAGTTTGATAAATCGTGGAGTGAAGCTGAATTCCTATATCAAAAAAAGACCATCGCGCACAGCTCATTAGTTATAGTCCTCTTGTAGGCCAGTTACATGGCAGTTGCTGCAGGTCGTTAGAACCCGGAAAAATCAGTTGGTTGGCCCTTCCTGTGTTATAAGCGAGAAGAAACAGGGGAAGACATACTCATTGTACGACCATCTTCGTGTTTACGTTTCAAAATCGCACCCCCGTTCGGTTCGTCGTTGCGTAACGTTTATTACTGTTGCGTATGCTGTTACCCTTGCCAACGATCTGGGCCTAAGCCACCAGGGTGCTCCAAACGCGGGGGCGGTCCTCCCTCGCAAGCGAACGAATACAAACGTGGCTGCTCCAATATCAACCGATGCGGAACCAGTTAAGCTCCAGAGATCATCCCAAACGCGGTGGCGGTCCTCCCTCGTTATTCTTTACTTTGCTCTTTGTAATCAAACTTCCGTAAAATCTAGGTAAAATTTAGAATTTTATACTCTGAACTGTATAAGCGTCAGAGATCATCCCAGAGATTGGGGGTGATAATGTAAAATTTATCACAATGTCATGAAATTGAAAATGTTGTTTTTTTCAAATGATGTTATAGTCGAAGATTTTCTTATTAAAGTTGTAATAAAAAGACATTAATCAATAATGTTAGGTAGCTCATATAATGGTATCTCAATATTCGGAATCAGCGCATAAAACGTTTTCTAGTAAGAtttattgtcgatgagttttatcgggtgaatcttaattctattatttttttaaatgaaatttcaaaaataatgaattttaaattgtattttaaaaaataataaaatctatGAATCGGGACTGCATTGTTAGTTGAAGTCATTTCATTAGTTTCAATGTACATGGTGATGAAGAAAAAAGCTAAAATGAGATTACAAAGTGCTCTTGCAAATTATGTGTTAATTGTTGATTTGCCCATTTCAACTACCAAATATTTCACTGGTGGTTGTATAAAATTGTAATTAAAGTTCAGACCTTCGGACGGCTTGCAGTGCGAAAGGTGAGAGATCTTGAGGAAGAAGGGGTTCAGAGCTTGTCTTTACGTTGGGCCGAGCTGCATCACGGTCTGTTGTGAATTACTGAATTGGGCATTTAGTTTTGTTAAAGGGCTTTGCTTAATTCTACTATCAAGAACTGTTTGGGCTTGTTTTCGATGGGCCATGCGGTGAACTGGGCCGTTCTAAAGTTGAAGCCCAATACTGGGTCACGGCGTCACACCAATGGGTTATGCTTGGTCAAGCTTAAGCCCAGTGTTTGTTAGTAGTACTTATTAGTACTTCACTACTTTGGTAGTTGCCTTTCAGAATTGTCTTAAGGCGGCTTTAATTTGGGCCGGGCTTGATTGCAGCCTTTTGTCTTTTGGGCTTTGGAGTTATTAAAGGGGCTTTGATTAATTCCGTTTATCATGGCTTGTTTGGGCTTGTTTCTGATGGACCAAATGATACACTGGGCTTTTCTAAAGCCGAAGCCTAATGCCTGCTCATGGCGGTGGATTATGCACATAGGCATGCATAGCCACATGATACGAGTAAAGTGGTGGGCGAAACCGTGGAGAGTAGCGTTTCCGAAGTCCCGAACTATTTCCAGTTCCAGATTTTTTCCTTATATcaaaaatccacacccccatacacgtcaataatattgtccattttgagtTATTTAATTTCTGTGAATATATCAGAACCACACGACTTTGTAtgaatatacttatatatatcaCTCAGTTGAGACTTACCCAACCATTTTGGAATATATGGTCCTAACACTTCCCCGTACTTGTGGACtgagttatatatatcacttggtTGAGACTTACCCAACCATTGTGGGATATATAGTCTTAACACTTTTCCGTACTTATGGGTTGAGTTATGTCCAGACTCAACAAATGGAGTAGAGACTACGTCCAATAAGGCCAAAATATTGCCCACTTTAGGTTATCCGATTCCTGTGAATACATGAcgtccgcacgactttgttcatCCTGAGCTCAGCTACTACAAGCCGAAGTCCAATTCACTGAGCAAGCTCAACAATACAGGCCGAAATCCAACTCAATAGGTTCAAAAAATGCCTTGATAACATGTACGGATAGGGTTACCCATATCGACCACTCGATTGGGACTtatccaaccgatgtgggatatgtAGTCTTAACATGTTATTTCCTTGTAATTTGCTTCAGATTAGTTACCatcaataaaaattcaatagcacaaattttaaaaaatgaaataatactGTTTTTCCTTGTGGTGTCTGTACATAAAACACAACACAGAAATATACAGCTTTTCACTATTTCTTGCTTTCTATGTAACTATGTTAACTCGCAATTGTTTATACCTATGACGCCCTCTTCATTTTCTCCACCATTTACTACACTCATTCAAAAGaatgtatgtatatctataGACGTGTATTTATGCAATTCAATATCTTGTAGAACAAAGAATATCCCCACCTTTTGGTACTCCCTCAAGAAGGAATCCAAGTGTCTCATACTTTTATTTTCCATTATCACCAAGGAGAACTAGTTCATCACCATCTCTAATGAGCTctatatcatcaatttcagctcCTACCTTACTTAAAATTTTCGTAGGAGTTACTCCAAATTTTTTGGCACCGATATCAAGTAATTCTTGAATTGACTTGGGTAATAGAACAAGCTTTCTTGCAGCTTCATCTTTTTCAGGGCAAGTGAGAATCACTCTAGCTGAATAGCCACTCAAACTCGGAAAACCGGCAAAGCCACAAGCAGATGCAGCGGATTCCTTTCCATCTGCACAATTATAGCTTCAACTTCTAAATAAAATTCTAATACcatagaagggaaaaaaaaaatgttagagaAGCATGCTCACCGGCATTGGCAGCTGACATGATCCCAAAGAGAGAATTGCTGAAACAATTAGCTGGTTGTCTCTGGTGTGCATCAGACCAAGTCACTTCACGAACAGCTGGCATGAAGTCGTGGGAATATGGCGGTATCGTGGGCTCGCTACTGTACTTGGCAAGGCGctttccaagatatggcactccaTGCTGGTTGGGGATTGTGACAGCTGGAGGTTCTTTTCTCTCTTGTCCAGTTCCGAACATATTTTGAATGTCTTCATGGCCCTGATGATCTGCCAAAGCCCTTGGTGTCCATCCATGGATATCTGGTTTATCAATGTCAGCGCCTTGGTCTAAAAGGAACTTAACTATTTCAGGGTTTCCATCACTAATTGCCGTATGAAGTGCTGTAGTTCCACTTGTCGTAGGCAGTGTTACATCCCCTCCATAATTGACAATGTCCTTGAGCAAATCTAAGTTGTTTTGCTCAACAGCAGTTGTCGCAAAGTGACCCACATCACCCGAAGTAATTGTTGCCCCATTGTTTAGAAGAAGTTTAATGGCAGATTCATGCCTCCCCATTATTGCCTCCCATAAAGGAACATTACCTTCTGAATCTGCAGACATAATTAAAGCAATGATCTACATCTATTCTTTACAGTTGATGACTTCTGATCACTAATTTAGGGCTAAGAAATTATAGCAACAAATGCACAGGATAATCATGTTGACATAGCAGAATTTGTTCCTAGAAATCCTGTTTCTCAATTAAAATGATAGCATATTCCTAAACTAGTATAAGACATGTGTACACATCGGCATGCTCTATGTGGAAGGGTAGCCTGAAATTTTAACACAAAATGATAGGACATGAGATCTTTTAGACGTTTGCGCCAAATTCAGTAATATAGATGGAATGAAATCATGAATAGTTTAACTAAATTGTCGACCTATGACAAAACACAGTTTTGAGATTTTgtcacaggaaaaaaaaatgtgccaTTGCTCACTTCAGAAAGAAAAGCAAGTACTCAACGATTTCATGAATTTTgtcacaggaaaaaaaaatgtgccaTTGCTCACTTCAGAAAGAAAAGCAAGTACTCAACGATTTCATGAATTTTCTCAGCAGTG encodes the following:
- the LOC119993674 gene encoding boron transporter 4-like, which encodes MESLGTPFKGIIGDIKGRAACYKEDWTSALCSGIRLLAPTAYIFFASALPVIAFGEQLYRNTDGSLSTVETLLSTAICGIIHSIFGGQPLLILGVAEPTVIMYTYLYSFAKGRPELGQQLYLAWTGWVCVWTAFLLVLLAIFNTCTIITRFTRIAGELFGMLIAVLFMQEAVKGLISEFSIPKAENPKEEKYQFQWLYTNGLLATIFSFGLLFTANKSRKARSWRYGTGFLRSFIADYGVPFMVVVWTALSYSVPSKVPSGVPRRLFCPLPWESESLYHWTVVKDMGKVPVPYIFAAFIPAIMIAGLYFFDHGVASQMAQQKEFNLKNPSAYHYDMFLLGLMTLICGLLGLPPSNGVLPQSPMHTKSLAVLKRQLIRKKMVQSAKECIKQHRSNSEIYGRMQAVFVEMDTSPSVTEELQDLKQAVMKSNDEGSAKGKFDPEKHIDAYLPVRVNEQRMSNLLQSLFVGLSTCAMPILKMIPTSVLWGYFAYMAIDSLPGNQFWDRMLLLFITPGRRYKVLEGDHASFVESVPFKATAVFTLFQFFYFLVCFGVTWIPIAGILFPLPFFLLITIRQHILPKFFHANDLRELDAAEYEEIAGAPKRNRSLSIKDKDTPDARIEASEDEFYDAEILDEMTTHRGELKLRTLSFNEDRMYQVHPQDEVRTSGGS